In Planktothrix sp. FACHB-1365, the sequence TCCAGAGGTTTCGATTGCCGTTTTCAACATTTGATCAATCGCCCAGAATAAATTAACCGCCGTTGGACGAGTGGCGCATAAAACTTGGGCAATCTCTTCTAATTGGGTTAAAAATACTTGACGGTCTGAAGTTTTAATCTCTTTTGCACCTAAATATAACCCATAAGCAGCGGCAATTCCAATGGCAGGTGCACCCCGAACAATCATTGTTTTAATGGCTTCTGCCATTTGTTGATAGGTTGTAACTTCTATTCGGGTATATTCATCGGGGAGACGGGTTTGGTCGATGAGTGAAGCGCGATCGCTTTCCCAAACAATGGGATCAACTTGAGTTAGATTTGAAGTCATTTTGACAGTTAAATTTAAGCGTAGAATATTTTACCAATTATTTAATTATAAACCTAAAATAGATATTGTCATCTAAAATCACTATGAGGCAAATCACTGATTAATTGTGTCTGTTATCACTCAAAACCCCTGATCTATTTCACGATCAGATGACGATAATATCACGGTAAACCTCAAGGATGAATGGCACAATTTTAAAAATAAGGCTAAGTCTTTGGAGTGCTTACTTATGGCTACTCAATCTTCCAACAAAGAACTGCGCCCCAACCCTTTCATGGCCTACCGTGATCCCGAAACGGGAAAATGGATTGTTGTGAAACCCGAAACCAGGGATGTTGAGGTGGCCGCAGCATAAAGGATAACACGGTTAATGAGAGTGGTTTTTTCCCCTCATGGGTAACTGGGTGATGGTGATAACACAACCCAACCCACAGTTAACTGTATATTCCTATTGTCCCTGTTTGTGATTAGTATTTTGTCCTGATTGCGGATTAACCAATCAGAAACGACTAAAACCGCAGACAGTTTTTCCCAACACGAACGAGATAACTGTGCCATTTCTCGAACTGTCTACTGCACCCGATGCACTTTAAGCTTAATTCTCTGATATCGGCTTTGTCAATAGAATCACCCAAAACTGTAGAGGTTTAAATAGTGTCACATTCCCTAAGCCAGAATCTTGTTGATCTCGGTAGAGTATAAACATCGAATCAAGTTTATCCCCATGAAATCCAACCTTAATTTTACCGATACTTTTACATCTGAGTCTACTACCCGTTGTTCTCATTCTGGTGACGTTTCTTTAACTGTTTCAGGTTTACAACACATTATAGAAAACATGAACACATTTACCGGGGATGAGTGGCTGTCATTAGCACCTGATATTGATCAAGGAGAACTTTATCGAGATTGGTTTATTTGGTATGATGCTGAAGTCACTCAAGTATGGGAAGCTTACGATCATTTAATGAATTGCTGGTTTGAAGCGGAAGATTTAGAAACCCTGAAAGCCACCATTGATTTGATTGAAAATTCCAGAACGGTTGTTCCTCTTGCTGCTTAATTTTGCTAAATTTAAGTCATAAAAATTTATGATCATTTCCAAAAGGGGCGAATTTGCCCCTATATTTTTGAGAAGTTAACGTAACCCTAACCAGGTAAATAAATCCTGATGGGTAAAAAATTCCAATACAATTAACAGAACAAATCCTACCATGGCAAAACGGCCATTAATTTGTTCAGCATAGCGAGTCCAACCCATTGCAGGTTCAGGTTGGGGGTTCGGTTCGTCAGGG encodes:
- a CDS encoding chlorophyll a/b-binding protein: MTSPTPSTATPDEPNPQPEPAMGWTRYAEQINGRFAMVGFVLLIVLEFFTHQDLFTWLGLR